GGCAGGTCCAGTTCAAACATGTCAGACAGTGTCTCCATGCTGGGGAGAAAGAAGGCCAAGAGCAGGGAGCAATTAGGACCCTTGACCACAGAGCTGGGGCTCCTGTGCCTCCTCAGGGCCCATCCTACCTGATGGAGTCATAGACACTGCTGTAGGTGAAGAGGTAGGTCCGCAGTGACTCTTCCTGGATCTTcctgtggggagaagggagaaaagggggAGATTTTCAGTGAAGGAGACCAAGTCTTTTCTTCCCCACCCACTAGGGTCTTGTTCTCTGCTCACCTAACCAGCATGGATCGGACTTTGTCAGCCTCCGGGAAAAGGTCCCACACTTTGCCATTCATCTTCTCGTTGATGATAAAACTGTGGCAGGTCTTCCAGTCACCCATCTTCATGGCCTTGGAGGCAGCGACCACGTGTTCCCTCATTGACTCGGGGGGACCTGAAAAGTTGGGAATGAGGGAGGGCCTAGGGAAACTTGGGATGAGGGCTCCTTCCCCCACAAGCACTATTTAAGGAGGAACCCAGGCTAGGAGAGCAAACAACTGGATTGAGACTCTCCCAGCTCTCCATTAAGTAGCCATGTAACTGTAATAGTCACTTAATATCAGAATAACTATATTTACATTTAGACTTAGTCTATGATGTGCCTCAGGGGATTGGCGAGTTCCTTGAAAATGCTGACAAATTGCTGTGTGTACCCTTATGCACATTTTCCTAGGAAAGGGTCCACAGCTTTTATCAGATTCTTACAAGGTTCACTGACCTAAAAAAAATGTCTAACATCCACTGCAGACAGTAGTAGAGAGGCGGGGAATGTGAACCAAGAAGCCCTAAGAGATGCTGGACATACAGATTTTCACTGGCAATTttccaatgaaaacaaaacaaagtaaagcACCACTACACAGCGCAGACAAAATGCGCCTAAAGTGTGCCCGCTCTTAATATGACCATACACACAACCAGTAGAGGACAAATCTGTAGAGGGACGTGGCTGTGGGCAATAAGCTTGGCTCACTTGCCAAGTCCTTCCATGCACCAGCCTTACAGGAAAGGCACAATTCAAAGTCCTTTCCCAGTGAAATCACAACTCACTCAACCTCTGGATTGAATGATCAGATCTCTAAAAGTGCTCAAAGAAGCCAATGTCAGATTCTTGAATGCCAAGGGTCTAGTTAGTTAGCTAAAAAATAAtatggatgaaagggaaaaagacaaaaaggtcAGAGAGACACATACCAGCTGTGTTAACCCTGGGTAAAGTCACTTaacttttgtgcctcagtttcttaatcAGGAAAAAGGAGGGTCATAATAGTATCTTCATAGGGCTATGACtaatgaagaataaatgaattattattatttataaaacacttaGTGCCAGGCAGGAAAAAGTAGTACGTAAGTTTATACTAAATTAAAAATACCGTTGGAATCAGGTCATGGAGACTTTAACTTAGTGACTAAGGAGGCTGGACTTCATTCTACAGGCAATGAAGAACTTCTGAAGGTGCTGGGGGTGTATAACATCCTACACTTGGTAGAAAGATACTActgacaaatacagactgaaggGGAGAATGATAGGAAGCAGGGAGCTTAATTTGTAAGCTAAGACAACGTGTCCGATGGTAAGAGACGATGGAGACTACTTAGTAAAAATGATGCTTTTATGCCATACATGGAAATGCCATTAAATCAAAGGGAATCATCTTGTGGGAAAGCTTACTCCCTTTATCTTCTCTTACTCCTTTGATTACAAGTAATCAAGGAACAAACGAACAAAGTCTGCTGCACTACAGAGCCCCACACTCACCCAGCAAGGGCTGTCGCTCGCCCACCCGCAGCTGGTGATGGAACTGCTTGCTGATCATGCGCCGGCGGGCATCACTCTCATGGGCGGCCATGTAGGGGATCTCCAGGAGCATGGCCGACACCAGGTAAACACACTCCAGCAGCTCCAGATTTATGTGCAGGTGGAAGGGCACCTGCCGGCGCCGCTCCACCTTCTCCTGCTCCTGGTTGCGCTCTTGCAGGCTGCGCAGCAGCAGACCCTGGCCCAGAAGCTCCTTGGCCCGGCCGCTTGACTGGATGTCCAGCAGGGCATTGTGAGCATCCTTGGTCAGGCCTTGGCGGAAGGCACAGATGCCCAGCTGCACCATGGTGCGGTTGTACAGGATCTAAGAGCGAAGGGCAATGCACTCAGAGGTGATAGCCACAAGGCAAGTCTTTCACAGGGTTAGGACAGAGAACAAAATAGACCAGTTCCTCCCCTTCCATGGAGCTTACACTCTAGGGACAGGGGTATGGAGGACAAAATAAGCATAATATGCAGGTGGTGCCTCaagctaaggagaaaaataaagcagacgaGGAAGTTAAGAAGGGAGTCTGAGTGGTGGCAGTAGTGGTGGGAACTCACAATTTTATGTAGGATAACTAGGGAAGGCCTCATTTTGAAGgggatgtttaaaaacaaagacctaatagaaaaagaaagagcaagtCATACAGATCCCTGGAGGAAGAAGAATATTCTAGGAAACATgaaaagcaagtgcaaaggcccgaTGCCAGACGTATTCAAGGACAAGGAACGAGATATGGCTAGAGCTGGTAAAAGATGTGACCAGAAACTGAAGGCTGGGCAAGCACAGGGCGTTGTAAGCCATGTTAAAGATTTTAAGATGGGAAACCACAGGAAGCTTTTGAGCAAATAAGTTACATAATTTGACTTTATTAACAGGGTTACTCTGGCTGCTGCATTAagaacagcctgaaggggcttccctggtggtacactggttaagaatccgcctgccaatgcagaggacatgggttcgatccctggtccgggaagatcccacatgtggagcaactaagcttgtgtgccacaactactgagcccacacgccacagctactgaagcccgccggcctagagcccatgctccgcaacaagagaagccaccgcaaggagaagcccgcacactgcaacaagagaaagcccacgcacagctacaaagacccaatgcagccaaaaataaataagtttatttaaaattaaaaaaaaaaaaaaaaaaaaaaaaaagaatctgcctgccaaagcaggggacatgggtttgagccctggtccgggaagatcccacatgccgcggagcaactaagcccatgcgccgcaactactgaagcccgcgtgccctagagcccgtgctccgtaacaaagaggagccaccacaatgagaagcccgcgcaccgcaatgaagagcagcccccactcgccgcaactagagaaagcccgtgcgcagcaatgaagacccaatgcagccaaaaataaattaattaaaaaagtaaaaggaataaacattaaaaaaaagaaaaagaaaaagaaaaagaaagaacagcctGAAGGGATAAAAGGgcagaagcagagagacagaCCGGGAACCTGATGGTGGCTTAGACCAGAGGGTAGCAGTGGAAGTGATAATAAGTGGTCAGATAGGGATTTTCAACACAGATGGGTGGGGAATCAAATGTGAGAGAAAAACAAGAATCAAAGGTGAATGCAAGGCTTCTGGGCCTAGGCAACTGAAAAGATGGACTTATCAATAATTAAGATAGGGAAGATTGTAGGTAGTATGGATTTTGGTGGGGGGGAAAGACCAAGTCTTTACTGACAACAAAAATATAGAGGTCAATATCGGTCATGAACTTAGATACAAAGAGCCTTAAAAACATACCAGCAAGCAAAATCCAGCAATACATATAAGAGataatataccatgaccaagcagGATATATCACAGGAATGAAAGTCTGgtataaaaatctaaaatcaaggtTATTCACCACATGAACAGAATAATGGAGAAATAACTGTGcattatttcaatagatgcagaaaaagattttgacaaaattcaacacctattaaGGACAAAAATTCCCAGCCAACTAGGATCAGAAGAGAACTCCATCAATCTGAGAAAGTCTATCTACAAAAATACTATCTATAAAAATAGGTAACATTCTTCTTAATGGTGAAATGTTCACTGCTTCCCTGCTGATACTGGGAAGGAGGCAAGATGTCTGCTCTCACTTCTATTCAGCACTAAGTATTAGAGATTTGAGTCTTTACaatatggcaaaaaaataaaataaaaaagaaagaaaagtctcaGAGATTGGTATAGTAATAAAACTGTCCctatgtgcagatgacatgattaatTCAGTAAAAAAAACTTAAGGAATCTATAAAACACTAGACCCAATACAgctgtccctcagtatccatgggggattggttcctggaccctccatggataccaaaatctgcagatgctcaagtctcttacatgaaatggcatagtatttgaaTATAACTTACGGTACATCCTCCCATGTAATTTAAATCATCTGTAGATTACTTGTaacacctaatacaatgtaagggctatgtaaatagttaccaAACAaggcaaattttgtttttttggggaactttctggaatccctccccctccccccaaatatcttcaatctgcagttggttgaatccgcaaATACAGAGGACAGAAGGCCAGACTAAAACTGAATTTAGCAAGATGGCAGGATCCAAGgccaatgtaaaaaaattaactctatttttagataCTGGTagttaacaatttaaaaatgaaattaacaggagttccctggtggtctactggttaggattcagtgctttctctgccgtggcccaggttcaatccttggttgaggaactgagatcccgcaaacCGTGtggacaaaataaaaaataaaattaaattaaattaaatttaaaaattgcatttacgATAGCATCAAAAATCGTATAATTCtcaggaataattttttaaaagatgtgtatTACCTCTGCagagagaaactgaagaaattaaatgaaGAATAACACGTAAGATCAAAAGGTTCAAAGTTGTTAAGGTGTCAGTTCTCCCAAAattgatttacagattcaatataatcccAGCAGGCATTTTTGCacaaattgacaagctgattttgaaatttatgtggaaatgcaAATGTCACAGAACATTCCAACTattcttaaaaaacaacaaagttggaggagtcatactacctgacttcaagacttactctagggacttcccttgtggcacagtggttaagaatccgcctgccaatgcaggagacacgggttcgagccctggtccgggaagatcccacatgccgtggagcaactaagcccgtgcgctacaactactgagcctgcactctagagcctgcaagccacaactactgagcccgagtaccacaagtactgaagcctgcatgcctagagcccatgctgcgcaacaagagaagccactgcaatgagaagcccatgcaccgcaacaaagagcaacccctgctcgccgcaactagagaaagcctgggcgaagcaacgaagaccccatgcagccataaataaattaattaattaattaaaaaaaaaaaaaaaaaaaaaaaaaggcttaactCTAAAGGCACAGCCATCGAGACAGTGTGGAACTGGCGTAAGGAAAGACaaaaagatgaatgaatggaatagaatagagagcccagaaacacaTTTATAGGGTCATGTGGTTGGTTTTTCATGTGGTTTTCCACAAAGGCACCAAAGCAATATAATGGGGAAAGAACGTCTCTGACCCTGACTTCACACCATATGCAGAAAacatagacctaaatgtgaaagctAAAACCACAAGAActtccaaaaactaaaaataaaaaaagattatccTTATGAATTGCAAGTAGGAAAAAGTTTCTTTAGATAGGACCCAGAAAATAACCAAAAGAGATAAAACTGATATATTAGAATATACATCAAAACACATggttaagaaaatgaataggcaAACCACagcctggaaaaaaatatttggaaaacatttatatgacaaaggactggtatccaggatatataaagatTTCCTACAAtgcaataataaaaagatgaataatccaatctttaaaaaaagggggggggcaaAAGTTGACCAGACATCTCACAAAGGAAGACATATAAAgggccaataaaaattttaaaagtagtcaATTTCAATAGTTACCAGGGAAATacaaactaacaccacattgagACACCATTAGACAACAACTATGATGGCGAAAATTAAGAAGACCAACAACACTAAATATTGACAAGGTAGAAGTGAAAAATGGtacaaccgggcttccctggtggcgcagcggttaagaatctgcctgccaatgcaggggacaggggttcgagccctggtctgggaagatcccacatgccgcggagcgactaagcccgtgagccacaactactgagcctgcgcgtctggagcctgtgctccccaacgggagaggccgcgacggtgagaggccgcgcaccgcaattaagagtggcccccgcttgccgcaactggagaaagccctcgcacggaaacgaacacccaacacagccaaaaataactataaataaatttattaaaagaaaaaaaaaagaaaaatggtacaaccatttctgagtttcattctttttttttttttttttataaatttatttatttatttttggctgccttgggtcttcattgatgcgcgcgagctttctctagttgcagtgagcgggggttactcttcgttgagtAGAGTACTCGTACTGAGCGggggctcagtagccgtggcttgcaggctctagagtgcaggctcagtagttgtgggcttagttgctctgcggcatgtgggatcttcccggaccagggcttgaacccgtgtcccctgcattggcaggcagattcttaaccactgtaccaccggGGAAGTCTCACTTttgagtttcttaaaaaactgcaCATACACCTACactatgatgcagcaattccactcttaagtatttacccaagagaaaccaTACATCCACACAAACTTACACATAAATCACAAGAGCTTCATTTATAATACCCCAAACTGGTTGATCAGGTATCTATCAAGAGGAAACTCAAGAACCTGTGAtaaattcatacaatggaataaaaaataGGAGTGCTATTCAAAAAGCACCACCAGACAGGCTCACCAAATGTTTTATACATAAATCCCTCACAATTGTTCTAAACACACATTTATAGGATCTATACCTAGACACAGCTGTAATACTCCTACATGAAaatgtcctcacaatgctgccaCACACAAAATTTTATGTTTCACACGTCACACTGTATTTGGGTCCTTGTCCTTCTCAGTTTAACTGCTTAAatgctttttcatctttttaagtaAGATGATCTCCTAATGTTTGTTCCAAACCAGACACATAGTAGttataataaatgttagttgaacCCAAATCCTATCCCAGAGGACTCTATGTTAATATGTAGGAGAATCAAAGAATGCTAGCACTAGGGAAGGACCAAGTGTCTCCCTGTATCTGCATTAGCCAGACAGGTGGCTAATCTGCCTGAGACACTTTGCCTGAACAGAGAGGACGGGGGCCTGGCCTGGTCTTCCCTTTGCCACCAGGGCCAGAAcgcctccttcccaccctaccTGTACTGGCGGGTCCGCGTGCTGAATGTTGTCTTGTAGGTGGCTCATGAGCATAAGGTCACGGGCCTGGTACCAGCGGGAGTGCAGAGCATGATGGTAGATATGGCAGAGGATGGCGCATGTGCGGATTCGGTCTGTGCGGTCCTTGGCATAGATGTACTTGCACAGTCTCTCCATCAGCACAGCTGAGTCCTCGCCCTCATTTTCGGCCTGGTCTTGCTCTGACTggaggggtagggggtggggggagatattGCTGGAGGAGGAGATGCGGCAAGGACAATGGTTCTAAATGGCTCAACCTTCAGCAACCAAAGACAAGACtccatccagcctcatcctcgTCCCTCTGCTCCACCACAGACAGTCCCCAGGGAATAGAAGATCTGCCATGAAGTCCTGACAGACATGCAGAACCGACGGacacacccctctcccctctgacaTGGTGGCCAAGCACTTACCTTTGAGGAGCCCTCAGGGGGGGTAAGCTGCCGCTGATGGGCCTTGTAATCAAACTTGTAGTAGGTGTGGAGGATGCGCCTCAAGTAGACGCGACAGATCTCGTCAGTGGTGCCCTTGTCCTCCAGGTAGCGCTGCACACGCTCAATGATGGTGCACACCTGTGCCTCGTCCTTCAGGTGCTCCACGTACTCTGGCAGGGAGAGCACCCACCCTCAGCTTAGCCAGGCACCCAGGCTTTCCCAATCATATGTCCCTCATCAACCCAATTACCTCTGCATGTGTTTTCTGTACCCATCAGAAAAGTCTACTCACTGTGCCCTAAAAATACCATCCTCTCCTGGGACATGTCAAGCTCACTTTCCATTGCTGTCAGGCACTCTCTTCTGCTAATTCCTCCCCTGAttaactcctcctcctccttctcattcGGCTCTCACCTCAAATGGGCCCTACCTACAGATGCTTCTTCAACCATAATCTAAAGCAGCCACCACTCCAGACATCCTCTGTCACATGTCCCGATCTGAATTTCTAATTCACACTTTACATTATCTACAACTGACTCGTTCATTTTTTCTGTAGAACTGCCTTGCTTCAGCACcgaaatgtaagctccatgagcaTGAAGGCCCCAAGTTGTCTTGTTCATCAATACACCTTTGACTTGGTGGACACATGTAGACACTCACATTTTACTGTGTCAGTGTCCTGCATTTCCCCATTCTAATGCTTAAGGCGTACAAGCTAAACAAGCCAAGTGGACAGAGACCATCATACCCCAACAGTTCTCAAAGTAGCAGACAGCAGCATCACTTAGGaacatgttagaaatgcaaaatgtgaGGCCTCAgccagacctattgaatcagaagcTATGGGAGTGGGGTCCAGTATCTTAAAGAGGCCCTGTGGTATGAATGCTGGGGTGAGGAAGGGCTGGGTTTCCGCACATTCTCACTTAGTATAATCCTTCATTTTAATCCCTGCACTTTTCCTCTCACTGATGCCCATGCTTGCTCGGGCTCACCTTGGGAGTGAGGATCAGTGTTTTGCATTATCTTGGTAAATTCTTCATCCATTCGTTCCACCAGAGTTAGGATACAGCCACGGACACGCAGCGGCTGAAGAGAAggcaaaggaggaaataaattaGCCCAGATTCCAGTCCTGGACTTCAACCCTTCTGTCTCCAACAAGCCTTCCCAAAGCAGACAACACACACTTCCAAATAGCCTGCCAAATCCCCTCTTTACCTGGTCGGCGTTATGCAGGTTCTCACTCTCTTCCAGAATGTtctctccaacaaagatgttGGGGTTTGCAAACAGGATGTCCATCAGCTCATTGATGCAGTCCAGACACTTCTGCCACATCTCAGGCTGCCAAGAGATCAGACAGCAGTCAGAGCTGTGAAGGTGGGACAAGCAGATGCCTCCCAAGAGCCCTTCACCAGAAATCCACGGGTCTTCAACCACCAAGATTGCTCCAACAGTCCTTGAGTCTTGAGTCACTAGCCACCTTCCCATGACCCACCAGCTCCGCCGTGGGATGCTCCTTATTGTTCTCACCTTCATGTATGTGGCCAGGTTGGGGTTGTAGTCATAAAGAGAGGCGATGATATTGAACTTGATCTTGACGGTGACACCCTCTCCCAGGTTGTTTTCAGAGGCAATCTGAACCAGCAGCTGTAGCAGCTCAATCTGGGCTGCACTGGAGGGGTACAGAATTGGGTGAGGCacaggaaacaaataaaaaagtctTATCCTGTCATACAGCATGCCCTCTTCAGACAAGAAAAGCAGCCTCATTCCCAATACCCACCCCTAGCCTCACCACCTATATACTTGCTTCTCCCTCATAAATTCCAAACAGAAATAGCAATAATGCTAACAATCTACCATCCTCTTTCGTCACTGAATAACTAAAGAAGATGagtattactcccattttacgaATGGGAAAACAGCCCCCAAAGGTTAAGTGATTGATCTAAGGTCAAACAGAATGTAAACAGCAGAAAATAGACTGGTGTATTCCAAGTACATCATTCCTTCTACTGTAACCACACAAAGATTTTCCCAAAATAGCACTATTTCCCCACCAACCTTCACCCTGTGTCTTAAGAGAAAATGAGCTTTCACCCTGTAATGACACAGTCCAGGCCCATGAATCTTACCGATCAGTTCCCTTCTTGCCTCGTGCCTGTAGGATTTCATTCAGTTTCTTGATGACAACAGCGTGGGTGATCTCAGTTCCCTTGGCAAACATTTTTGGCTTCTCCTAGGTAACACACAAGTTATGTGCAGGCTGACAGAAACCTGTTCTTGCCTTAAGTGTTCTCCCGAATCCGACCAGGAGGGTACCTGTATGCTCTCCCAAACTGTTTCCCAATTCCTTTTCATTCTAAAATCCTCACCTTAACCAGGGGCACTCCACCCCGGACCCTTTCCCACTCCCCGCCTTCattgtcttcctcctcctcatccagGCGCTTGGATTTCCTATCGTGCTTCTTCTTGGCTTTGTCCTCCCGTTTCTTCTCAGCTGCCTTCTTGTCCTCCTCTGTGGTGGGGGCCCTGCCAAGAGACACAGGAGAAGATGAAGGATCAGCCCCCTCTCCACCTTGAGGCTTCTTCCTCCCACGaaattcctctttttctcttcctgggtCCAAGTTACACTCTACAAGAATGACCTATGGATAACTAACCATAACCAAAGCAAGGACCACTAAGCATTTGAATCTGCCAGACCACTTACCAAGGTCTGTTACCATATTACACTAAGCAACTCGTATGAAGGAAAGAGTATGGTCTAGTTTAATAAGACAGAGGTGCTAACCAGGCCACTACAGACACAGAAACAGCCTGTCATGTTGCTCCACAACTAAACTCTAAGGTTTTCCAAAGAATCCATAAGCAACACAGTTGTTCTTTGGTACTAGTTGCTCTGTCCagactaatcttttttttttttttttaaataaataaatctatttatttatttagttcgttagttagttagttatggctgcgttgggtcttcgttgttgtgcaggGGTCCTCTCTAGctgcggctagtgggggctactctttgttgcagtgcgccatcttctcactgcggtggcttctcttgttgcggagcacgggctccaggcgttgTGGctccaggctctagagcgcaggctcagtagtagtggtgcacaggcttagttgctccgcggcacgtgggatcttcctggaccagggcttgaacctgtgtccctgcactggcagggagattcttaaccactgcaccaccagggaagaccccagaCTAATCTTTTTATCACCAACTGAGTTATCAGTTTAAAATCagtgcttagaaaaaaaaaagttttgcggTTCCCAGACTGGCTGCTTTTCCCTGCCTTTCTTTCCCCTCTtatgaaaattattaatataaattctgaattaaaaaaaaaaaaactgttcaatACAACAAAATGTCcccaacaaaagagaaaaatatcactgGCTACCTCAAAGTGGACTTAAGCTATTTGAtgtctgaaaccatttccagacTTTAATacttatataatgaaatataaaccaaatgacagggacaaattattttaaactttataaagaTACTGAGGAAAAAGTCTCTCCAGAAAGACTTGAGAACAGACATTCAAGTTATCTATGATTAAAACAccatttaaacatttataaataaatttcattttaactgCTTAAAAGGTTTGAATATGCTTTAGTAATCGTTTATAAATTTGCCAGTTGGATTAAAACTTGCCCTTGCCAAAAGatttatggcattttttttttttttttgggccatgccacgtggcttgtgggatgcttgtgggatctcagttctccaaccagggacggaacccgggccatggcagtgacagCACCGAATcccaaccactagaccaccagggaactccctatgcCATAACTCAATAAAAGCTTAATGGTTTTTCCTCCTGTACTAATGCAATACTCCCtaacgataaaaactctcatttCATAGCTAAAATCCTTTGCAAATACGCTAAGTGTGTTCATTAAGCTGAAACTGCTTGGTCTGCATCATCCATCCCCAAAGCTCTGAGATCACAGGACCTCatgctatttaaaaatcaatgctgTCTAAACTTCAAAAGAACTTAATTATCCTTGGCCTAAAGTTTTACTCGAAGCCCTCAGGATATTGTGATTCACACCTCAAAAACACAAACTCTCACCCTATGAAATTCTAACTGAAAGACCTAAAACTTGACTTGATCTCTCCCCTATGACAGATTATACCTTGGTATATTCACATCGTTAGAATCGATCAGAAAACTGACATTTATGCTCTCAGGTAGAGGGACATCACCAGATACACCTCCACCTAAACACATAGCTAAGAAACTGAAGACATTAAGAGACACCAATAGAAGTTAGTCCTAAAACTACACTGAAAAGGACCATTCCACACCCTCTTAACCACAACTATGATCTAGAGCCCCTAGACATACACTCTTCCTTAAGATCCTAACAACTTGGAGATCCAGTCCCACCAGAGGTCTATCCTGAGGTTCACTTTAAAAAAGGCCTCCAGAAGCAGGTAGCTCTTAGAAGCAGACAGCATCTCGGCGAGATTCCACAGGGCAACCATATCAGATGTAGACAACTTCCTCCAAAACCCTTCAGA
This DNA window, taken from Balaenoptera ricei isolate mBalRic1 chromosome 15, mBalRic1.hap2, whole genome shotgun sequence, encodes the following:
- the LOC132349824 gene encoding eukaryotic translation initiation factor 3 subunit C, giving the protein MSRFFTTGSDSESESSLSGEELVTKPVGGNYGKQPLLLSEDEEDTKRVVRSAKDKRFEELTNLIRTIRNAMKIRDVTKCLEEFELLGKAYGKAKSIVDKEGVPRFYIRILADLEDYLNELWEDKEGKKKMNKNNAKALSTLRQKIRKYNRDFESHITNYKQNPEQSADEDAEKNEEDSEGSSDEDEDDEGVSAAAFLKKKSEAPSGESRKFLKKMEDEDEDSEDSEDDEDWDTGSTSSDSDSEEEEGKQTVLASRFLKKAPTTEEDKKAAEKKREDKAKKKHDRKSKRLDEEEEDNEGGEWERVRGGVPLVKEKPKMFAKGTEITHAVVIKKLNEILQARGKKGTDRAAQIELLQLLVQIASENNLGEGVTVKIKFNIIASLYDYNPNLATYMKPEMWQKCLDCINELMDILFANPNIFVGENILEESENLHNADQPLRVRGCILTLVERMDEEFTKIMQNTDPHSQEYVEHLKDEAQVCTIIERVQRYLEDKGTTDEICRVYLRRILHTYYKFDYKAHQRQLTPPEGSSKSEQDQAENEGEDSAVLMERLCKYIYAKDRTDRIRTCAILCHIYHHALHSRWYQARDLMLMSHLQDNIQHADPPVQILYNRTMVQLGICAFRQGLTKDAHNALLDIQSSGRAKELLGQGLLLRSLQERNQEQEKVERRRQVPFHLHINLELLECVYLVSAMLLEIPYMAAHESDARRRMISKQFHHQLRVGERQPLLGPPESMREHVVAASKAMKMGDWKTCHSFIINEKMNGKVWDLFPEADKVRSMLVRKIQEESLRTYLFTYSSVYDSISMETLSDMFELDLPTVHSIISKMIINEELMASLDQPTQTVVMHRTEPTAQQNLALQLAEKLGSLVENNERVFDHKQGTYGGYFRDQKDGYRKNEGYMRRGGYRQQQSQTAY